From one Deltaproteobacteria bacterium genomic stretch:
- the hrcA gene encoding heat-inducible transcriptional repressor HrcA, whose product MPPKTKTTDTRDCLSDRSREILRAIIQIYIETAEPVGSRTISKMTRFGLSAATIRNAMSDLEELGYLTQPHTSAGRLPTEAGLRYFIEHLIETRELSLEDQETIEKALLLRCEDLASTLKKSVEILAAFTGHAAVASSPKSGRTTPKHVEFIRIRPSVVLVVIVSETGFVENRTVRLPWDITEERLERLSHLLNAALSQMDLEEVRETLSRELENDKRVISSLLDVAQPHNHSSIDTQDVFVSGRPNLLNQPEFFRNQRLRGLLQALEEKQNLIILLDRCLEKEDVQIFIGPEELGRDVPRCSMVLAPYDKKDTPLGGIGVIGPVRMNYPRVIALVEYTRNVIRKKLQEFYP is encoded by the coding sequence ATGCCGCCCAAAACGAAAACGACAGACACAAGGGATTGTCTTTCCGATCGTAGCCGCGAGATCCTCAGGGCGATCATCCAGATTTACATCGAAACCGCCGAGCCCGTCGGGTCCAGGACGATCTCCAAGATGACCCGCTTTGGTCTCAGTGCCGCCACCATCAGAAATGCCATGTCCGATCTGGAGGAACTGGGTTACCTCACCCAACCCCATACCTCCGCTGGGAGACTTCCCACCGAGGCCGGGTTGAGATACTTCATCGAGCATCTCATCGAGACCCGCGAACTCTCCCTCGAGGATCAGGAGACCATTGAGAAGGCCCTTCTCCTGCGCTGCGAGGACTTGGCATCCACCCTCAAGAAGAGCGTCGAGATCCTTGCCGCATTCACGGGCCACGCCGCAGTGGCGAGTTCCCCCAAAAGCGGCCGGACTACCCCGAAACACGTGGAATTCATTCGAATCCGTCCATCTGTGGTCCTCGTCGTGATCGTCTCTGAGACGGGCTTTGTGGAAAACAGGACGGTCCGACTTCCCTGGGACATCACTGAGGAGCGTCTCGAACGCCTCTCCCACCTCCTGAATGCGGCACTCTCTCAAATGGATCTGGAAGAGGTCAGGGAAACCCTTTCCCGTGAGCTAGAAAACGACAAACGGGTGATCTCGTCCCTCCTCGACGTCGCCCAGCCGCACAACCATTCGTCCATCGATACCCAGGACGTCTTTGTGAGCGGCCGCCCAAACCTCCTCAACCAGCCCGAATTTTTCAGAAACCAGAGGTTGCGGGGCCTGCTTCAGGCACTCGAGGAGAAACAGAACCTCATCATCCTCCTCGACCGTTGCCTCGAAAAGGAGGACGTCCAGATCTTCATCGGCCCTGAGGAACTGGGACGTGACGTCCCCCGCTGCTCCATGGTCCTTGCCCCCTACGACAAAAAGGATACACCCCTCGGTGGCATCGGGGTGATCGGCCCTGTCCGCATGAACTACCCCCGGGTCATCGCCCTTGTGGAATACACCCGAAATGTCATCAGAAAGAAGCTACAGGAGTTTTACCCATGA
- a CDS encoding transporter: MESGGTKRKGMGILLCVMVLFVCACWEVWHVRAAHAGGGGAYPNGAEGFLVGAAPPPGITFVNYLYYYHANEMMDDDGNGNPAFDEISVWAEVARFIWISKAQFLGANYGQHVFFLATDTDLDFTVPFGPEGDRHYHSTDIPYVIWSPCLLTWHLLEGRLHMVLDVADLYIPLSNEDKNDPSSLGRNFWTIEPVFAVTWLPAPAIEFSAKFMYDFNTRQDDFLPGPPVNLDRTPGDEFHVDFATSYAIQPNLRLGVSGYYYRQVEDDDYHGLDAFAEPLRAALEGMEGAQSRVWALGPGVWYQHGNMMAEFRTQFEFEARNKTEGTNAWLKFYYVF, translated from the coding sequence ATGGAAAGCGGAGGGACGAAGAGGAAGGGCATGGGTATCCTTTTGTGCGTCATGGTCCTTTTTGTGTGCGCATGCTGGGAGGTATGGCACGTCAGGGCTGCACATGCCGGCGGAGGCGGCGCCTATCCCAACGGAGCCGAAGGGTTCCTCGTGGGGGCTGCGCCTCCTCCAGGAATCACGTTCGTCAATTACCTCTATTACTATCATGCCAACGAGATGATGGACGATGACGGAAATGGAAACCCGGCATTTGACGAGATATCGGTCTGGGCAGAGGTGGCGCGCTTCATCTGGATCTCCAAGGCCCAGTTTCTCGGGGCAAACTACGGCCAGCACGTCTTCTTCCTCGCCACTGACACAGACCTTGATTTCACGGTCCCATTTGGCCCAGAGGGAGATCGACATTATCACAGCACAGACATCCCCTACGTCATCTGGTCGCCATGCCTCCTGACGTGGCATCTGCTTGAGGGAAGGCTCCACATGGTCCTCGACGTGGCGGATCTCTACATCCCCCTTTCAAACGAGGACAAGAACGACCCCTCTTCCCTCGGGCGAAACTTCTGGACCATCGAGCCGGTCTTCGCTGTCACGTGGCTCCCGGCCCCGGCCATCGAGTTCTCAGCCAAGTTCATGTACGATTTCAACACCCGTCAGGACGATTTTCTTCCCGGCCCCCCGGTTAACCTCGACCGCACGCCGGGTGACGAGTTTCACGTGGATTTCGCCACGTCTTATGCCATTCAGCCCAATCTGCGTCTCGGGGTGAGCGGCTATTACTACCGCCAGGTGGAGGACGACGACTATCACGGTCTCGACGCCTTTGCCGAACCGCTTCGCGCCGCCCTCGAAGGGATGGAAGGCGCCCAGTCCAGGGTCTGGGCCCTCGGGCCCGGGGTCTGGTATCAGCACGGGAACATGATGGCGGAGTTCCGGACCCAGTTCGAGTTCGAGGCCCGGAACAAGACCGAAGGCACCAACGCCTGGCTCAAGTTCTATTACGTTTTTTAA
- a CDS encoding TrpB-like pyridoxal phosphate-dependent enzyme, producing the protein MNDSYKIFLSEKELPEAWYNILPDLPTPLAPPLHPKTGQPVTPDDLKPIFPDALIAQEVSAERWIEIPGPVRDVLKLWRPSPLHRARNFEKALKTPARIYYKNEGVSPPGSHKPNTAVAQAYYNKEAGIKRLATETGAGQWGSALSFACQLFGMKCTVYMVKVSYEQKPYRRILMNVWGGEVFPSPTERTNSGRAILAKNPDSKGSLGIAISEAVEDAATHEDTNYALGSVLNHVLLHQTVIGLETQKQLALAEEKADILIGCVGGGSNFGGFCVPFARDKIQGKTDCEIIAVEPKSCPTLTKGAYQYDYGDTVGLTPLLLMHTLGHSFEPPGIHAGGLRYHGDAPVLCNLVHNGVIKARAYTQNPVFEASVLFARTEGIIPAPETSHAIRAVMDEALRCKETGEEKCIVCCFSGHGHFDLAAYDDYLGGRLVDYEYPEEKIREALADLPKFPTGI; encoded by the coding sequence ATGAATGACAGTTACAAGATCTTCCTTTCGGAAAAGGAGTTGCCTGAAGCCTGGTACAACATCCTTCCGGATCTGCCCACACCCCTTGCCCCCCCGCTTCATCCCAAGACCGGGCAACCCGTCACCCCTGACGATCTGAAGCCCATCTTTCCGGACGCCCTCATCGCCCAGGAGGTGAGCGCAGAGAGGTGGATCGAGATCCCAGGCCCGGTCCGTGACGTCCTCAAGCTCTGGAGGCCGAGCCCTTTGCACCGGGCCCGCAACTTTGAAAAGGCCCTCAAAACCCCGGCCCGGATCTATTACAAGAACGAGGGCGTGAGTCCACCTGGCAGTCACAAGCCGAACACCGCAGTAGCTCAGGCCTATTACAACAAGGAGGCGGGTATCAAAAGGCTCGCCACCGAGACGGGCGCTGGCCAGTGGGGAAGCGCCCTTTCCTTCGCCTGTCAGCTCTTCGGAATGAAGTGTACGGTCTACATGGTGAAGGTGAGCTACGAGCAGAAGCCCTATCGCCGCATCCTTATGAATGTCTGGGGTGGAGAGGTCTTTCCGTCGCCCACGGAGAGGACCAACTCGGGCCGTGCCATCCTGGCAAAAAATCCAGATTCCAAAGGCAGCCTAGGGATAGCCATCTCCGAGGCCGTGGAGGACGCGGCCACCCACGAGGATACGAACTACGCCCTCGGTAGCGTTCTCAACCACGTTCTTCTGCACCAGACCGTCATCGGTCTCGAGACCCAGAAGCAACTGGCACTGGCCGAGGAAAAGGCCGACATCCTCATCGGATGTGTTGGAGGAGGGTCCAATTTCGGCGGATTCTGCGTCCCCTTCGCCAGGGACAAGATCCAGGGGAAGACCGATTGCGAGATCATCGCCGTTGAACCCAAGTCCTGTCCCACCCTCACGAAGGGGGCTTATCAGTACGATTACGGGGACACGGTTGGGCTCACACCCCTCCTTCTCATGCATACCCTCGGCCACTCCTTCGAGCCTCCTGGTATTCACGCAGGCGGCCTCCGGTATCATGGAGACGCGCCGGTCCTCTGCAATCTCGTCCACAACGGGGTGATCAAGGCCCGGGCCTATACCCAGAACCCGGTCTTCGAGGCCTCTGTCCTATTCGCCCGCACCGAGGGTATCATCCCTGCCCCGGAGACCTCCCATGCCATTCGGGCCGTCATGGACGAGGCATTGAGGTGCAAGGAGACCGGAGAGGAGAAATGCATCGTCTGCTGTTTCAGCGGCCACGGGCATTTCGATCTTGCCGCGTACGACGACTACCTCGGGGGAAGGCTCGTGGACTATGAGTATCCCGAGGAAAAGATCAGAGAGGCCCTGGCGGATCTGCCAAAGTTTCCGACCGGGATCTAA
- a CDS encoding TIGR00730 family Rossman fold protein, with protein MSYQKKLFPSAREDVEAAGAPRPSPQTLSPTYRLAFSDPAFLLRDELRPVRLQLELLKPELTFQEKGIEATIVVFGSARILAPEAARKALEEAEKRLGDVSGDGTAGLDVEMARRRLEQSRYYDEARRFARIASKKGHRTADGRFYVMTGGGPGIMEAANRGAHEAGAESIGLNIMIPHEQAPNPYITPELCFQFHYFAIRKMHFLMRAVALVAFPGGFGTFDEVFETLTLIQTGKITRIPVILFGREFWEKAVDFAFLVREGMISSQDLDLFEYAETAEEACEKITRFYWG; from the coding sequence ATGAGCTATCAGAAAAAATTGTTTCCCTCCGCCCGGGAGGATGTGGAGGCGGCTGGAGCGCCCCGGCCTTCGCCCCAGACCCTTTCCCCCACATACCGACTCGCATTCTCCGACCCTGCCTTTCTCCTGAGGGACGAGCTGAGGCCTGTCAGGCTCCAGCTCGAACTCTTGAAGCCTGAGCTCACATTTCAGGAGAAGGGGATCGAGGCGACCATCGTGGTCTTCGGAAGCGCCCGCATACTTGCCCCAGAGGCAGCGCGTAAGGCACTCGAAGAGGCGGAGAAGAGATTGGGAGACGTGTCTGGAGACGGGACGGCCGGTCTCGACGTGGAGATGGCCCGAAGGCGTCTCGAGCAGTCCCGGTATTATGACGAGGCCCGTAGGTTCGCAAGGATTGCATCCAAAAAAGGTCATCGGACGGCGGACGGACGGTTTTACGTGATGACAGGTGGAGGTCCGGGGATCATGGAGGCAGCAAACCGTGGGGCGCACGAGGCAGGGGCCGAGAGTATCGGCCTCAACATAATGATCCCCCACGAGCAGGCCCCGAATCCTTACATCACCCCGGAGCTCTGTTTCCAGTTCCATTACTTCGCCATCCGCAAGATGCACTTTCTCATGCGGGCCGTGGCGCTTGTGGCATTCCCAGGAGGATTCGGGACATTCGACGAGGTCTTCGAGACCCTCACACTCATACAGACAGGCAAGATAACCCGGATCCCTGTCATACTTTTCGGCAGGGAATTCTGGGAGAAGGCCGTGGATTTCGCGTTTCTTGTCCGCGAGGGCATGATCTCATCCCAGGATCTCGATCTTTTCGAATACGCCGAGACCGCGGAAGAGGCCTGCGAGAAGATCACCCGTTTTTACTGGGGGTGA
- a CDS encoding radical SAM protein: MGHPDSYPRLVFADETGSIYDHPFLRLAGRSGRTVFPLSSQDLIPLPEGSELFVLPGRLPVGWDGKTDRPVILDKNPFQRRGKAQAVAAFVSPAHTQTALAAWERARDGLSPLPLFAYTAVGWWQGRFWAAAFRSDPDPRQDFRRFDLEEVRARTLKALRKGRGNRLIQHLGKCSLTYGCPAARNYFHGRFEAPLPTSPFCNARCLGCISLQGEGGPPAPQDRIGFVPTPEEIAGVAVPHLARVKQAIVSFGQGCEGEPLLQGETIGKAIRLIRAATNRGTINLNTNASLPRVAERLVEAGLESVRISMNSVREQYYTAYYRPKGYGYSDVLESWRIFKQAGLFVSLNLFVTPGFTDEEDELERLSECIESQGLDLIQLRNHTIDPDWYLEEIGHKSSGRTLGIRGMVARLKKRFPHLAFGYFNPPVKG, from the coding sequence ATGGGTCATCCTGATTCATATCCTCGTCTTGTCTTTGCAGACGAGACGGGATCCATCTACGACCACCCGTTCCTCAGGCTCGCCGGGCGGAGCGGCAGGACCGTTTTCCCCCTTTCCAGTCAGGACCTGATTCCGCTTCCCGAAGGAAGTGAGCTTTTCGTCCTGCCGGGGCGGCTCCCTGTTGGGTGGGATGGGAAGACGGACCGGCCCGTAATCCTCGACAAAAATCCGTTTCAGAGGCGCGGAAAGGCCCAGGCCGTGGCCGCTTTCGTCTCGCCGGCCCACACCCAGACCGCACTTGCGGCCTGGGAACGGGCGCGTGACGGACTTTCGCCCCTTCCCCTCTTTGCCTATACGGCCGTGGGGTGGTGGCAAGGGAGGTTCTGGGCCGCTGCCTTTCGAAGCGATCCGGATCCCCGGCAGGATTTCCGGAGATTCGATCTGGAAGAGGTCAGGGCGAGGACCCTTAAAGCCCTGAGGAAGGGACGGGGTAACCGCCTCATCCAGCACCTCGGAAAATGTTCGCTCACCTATGGATGCCCGGCTGCGCGCAACTACTTTCACGGCCGTTTCGAGGCCCCGCTTCCCACATCCCCCTTCTGCAATGCCCGCTGCCTCGGGTGTATCTCGCTCCAGGGCGAAGGTGGCCCACCCGCGCCCCAGGATCGGATCGGGTTCGTCCCCACGCCAGAGGAGATCGCCGGTGTGGCGGTCCCCCATCTTGCACGGGTGAAGCAGGCAATTGTCTCTTTCGGCCAGGGCTGCGAGGGAGAGCCACTTCTCCAGGGAGAGACGATCGGAAAGGCCATACGGCTGATACGGGCCGCAACCAATCGGGGCACCATCAACCTCAACACGAACGCGAGCCTGCCGCGCGTGGCTGAACGACTCGTTGAAGCTGGTCTCGAGAGCGTCCGGATCAGCATGAACAGCGTACGGGAGCAGTATTACACAGCATACTACCGGCCGAAAGGGTACGGTTACAGTGACGTACTCGAATCCTGGCGGATATTTAAGCAGGCGGGCCTGTTCGTATCCCTCAACCTCTTTGTGACCCCCGGATTTACTGACGAGGAAGATGAGCTGGAGAGGCTTTCAGAGTGCATCGAGTCCCAAGGTCTCGACCTCATCCAGCTCAGGAACCATACCATCGACCCGGACTGGTATCTGGAGGAGATCGGCCACAAGTCCAGTGGAAGGACCCTTGGGATTCGTGGGATGGTCGCACGTCTCAAAAAGAGATTCCCGCATCTGGCCTTCGGTTATTTCAACCCTCCTGTCAAAGGATGA
- a CDS encoding HDOD domain-containing protein, whose translation MTSSHVFIGRQPILDENGATVAYELLYRDGKNAGFPGIDGTEATSRILYNLLMTSGIEEITGNRPAFINFTKEMLLSGLPAMDPKLIVIEILEDTLVDAAFVETTTELVRKGFRIALDDFTFDASFNPLLGLASVIKVDWRAQAKAEIPRLVSGLNGFRGRFLAEKIETREEYHAARNQGFSLFQGYFFTRPETVRVRDIPTSSWSLLSILCAIQRPEMDIDELTELIGRDPALCHKLLLMVNAAEKGLRQPVSSIRQAIILLGEKEIRRWFSFLVLYHAREEKTPELLLTACVRARFLEALAELRGKTEIAPALYLAGLLSLLDALLGKPMEECLGRLPLEPAIPDAILRQRGSLRPWLDLVLAHERADVDAVDTAATALGITSMDVIDAYLTAISWSMDCVPFASTGK comes from the coding sequence ATGACATCTTCCCATGTCTTCATTGGCCGTCAGCCCATCCTCGACGAAAACGGGGCTACTGTGGCCTACGAACTCCTGTACCGGGACGGCAAAAACGCCGGATTTCCCGGCATAGACGGCACAGAGGCCACGTCCCGCATCCTCTACAACCTCTTGATGACCTCTGGCATCGAGGAAATCACGGGGAACAGGCCCGCCTTCATCAATTTTACAAAGGAGATGCTCCTTTCCGGCCTTCCCGCCATGGACCCGAAGCTGATCGTGATCGAGATCCTCGAAGACACCCTGGTGGACGCGGCCTTTGTAGAGACGACCACCGAACTAGTCCGGAAGGGTTTTCGCATCGCACTAGACGACTTTACCTTTGACGCGAGCTTTAACCCCCTTCTCGGGCTTGCATCCGTCATCAAGGTGGATTGGCGCGCCCAGGCCAAGGCGGAGATCCCAAGGCTCGTCTCGGGCCTCAATGGTTTCAGGGGACGATTCCTCGCGGAGAAGATCGAGACCCGCGAGGAATATCATGCGGCGCGCAACCAAGGCTTCAGCCTCTTTCAGGGCTATTTCTTCACCCGACCTGAGACCGTTCGCGTCCGCGACATCCCCACATCCTCCTGGAGCCTGCTTTCGATCCTCTGCGCCATCCAGCGCCCGGAGATGGACATTGATGAACTCACGGAGCTGATCGGCCGGGATCCCGCCCTGTGTCACAAGCTCCTTCTCATGGTCAACGCAGCTGAAAAAGGTTTGAGGCAGCCGGTTTCCTCCATTCGTCAGGCCATCATCCTTCTAGGGGAAAAGGAGATCAGGCGATGGTTCTCCTTTCTCGTCCTTTACCACGCAAGGGAAGAAAAGACCCCTGAGCTCCTCCTTACGGCCTGCGTAAGGGCCCGTTTTCTCGAAGCGCTCGCCGAACTCCGCGGCAAAACCGAAATCGCCCCTGCGCTCTATCTCGCGGGCCTCCTATCCCTCCTGGATGCCCTTCTCGGAAAACCCATGGAAGAATGCCTTGGAAGACTTCCCCTGGAGCCGGCCATCCCCGATGCGATCCTTCGACAACGCGGCTCCCTTCGTCCCTGGCTCGACCTCGTCCTGGCCCATGAACGGGCTGACGTGGATGCCGTGGACACCGCAGCAACGGCCCTTGGAATCACGAGCATGGACGTGATAGATGCCTATTTGACTGCCATTTCATGGTCCATGGACTGTGTGCCTTTCGCGTCCACGGGAAAATAA
- a CDS encoding DnaJ domain-containing protein: MPHDHFDRSGNQDDPRRILGVPEEAGLDEITQAFRRKVLLTHPDVAGPGTREADRFRRIVLAYKTLREELRRCVPYTTPGGNTGQTGEECAGAPSDGAYVFLDLSPTEALKGGSVTLHLAEKEECCPRCNGSGRIPDETKAPCGACGGLGTRDVPWGNGRLRIVCEHCSGTGMENRIPCPDCHGRGRITRSRLIRVGIPPGIRDGDVLTLPGQGPQRGARGERDPLHAVARVDLPPGWRIEGADVHAPLELDVWTALVGGCTCIQTLDGMVPAQIPPGTVAGDIHRLHGRGWVGKDGVRGDHVAEISIKMPQQPPVGLALSLVQILRVVWPAGDAKLALPGPEIGKRK; encoded by the coding sequence GTGCCCCATGATCATTTCGACCGATCCGGAAACCAGGATGACCCGAGGCGGATCCTCGGGGTCCCTGAGGAAGCGGGCCTGGACGAGATCACCCAGGCGTTCCGCAGAAAGGTCCTTCTCACCCATCCAGATGTCGCTGGACCGGGAACCCGGGAGGCAGACAGGTTCCGGCGCATCGTGCTCGCGTACAAAACGCTCCGGGAGGAACTCCGAAGATGTGTTCCATACACCACCCCTGGCGGCAACACAGGCCAAACGGGCGAAGAATGTGCAGGCGCACCCTCCGACGGGGCCTACGTCTTTCTGGACCTTTCTCCCACCGAGGCCCTGAAAGGCGGGTCTGTGACCTTACACCTCGCGGAAAAAGAAGAATGCTGCCCGCGCTGCAACGGCTCCGGACGGATACCCGATGAGACGAAGGCCCCCTGTGGCGCATGCGGTGGGCTCGGTACCCGTGATGTGCCCTGGGGAAACGGACGCCTTCGCATCGTGTGCGAACACTGCTCCGGAACAGGGATGGAAAACCGCATTCCTTGTCCTGACTGTCATGGACGGGGCCGCATCACCCGATCAAGGCTGATCCGTGTCGGCATTCCACCCGGGATACGGGACGGTGACGTGCTCACCCTACCAGGCCAAGGCCCCCAACGAGGGGCACGGGGGGAGCGGGACCCCCTCCATGCAGTGGCACGGGTGGACCTGCCGCCCGGATGGCGCATCGAGGGGGCCGATGTCCACGCCCCCTTGGAACTGGACGTCTGGACCGCTCTCGTTGGGGGTTGCACATGCATCCAGACCTTGGACGGGATGGTACCTGCCCAGATCCCGCCTGGAACCGTTGCCGGAGACATCCACAGGCTCCATGGAAGGGGCTGGGTGGGCAAAGACGGCGTCCGCGGGGATCACGTGGCAGAGATCTCGATCAAGATGCCTCAGCAACCGCCCGTAGGACTCGCCTTGTCCCTCGTCCAGATCCTAAGGGTCGTCTGGCCGGCGGGAGACGCGAAGCTGGCGCTTCCTGGTCCGGAAATCGGAAAGAGAAAATGA
- a CDS encoding chemotaxis protein CheW, translating to MHGMETHLPAPIKKPALKPSAGGDRQFVTFSVGRHSFGLPIEDVIEINRSLDITPVPMAPPYVAGLINLRGHILTSIDLAQRLGIPDTREQKDRTLHNVVVGSREEPVSLIVETIGDVCTIPREQIAPAPERIEGIERRFVKNVCKLPDRLLVILDTKDFEEPDVEDKRRGLSAP from the coding sequence ATGCACGGCATGGAGACACATCTTCCCGCACCCATCAAAAAACCTGCCCTGAAACCTTCAGCAGGCGGAGACAGGCAATTCGTGACGTTCTCCGTGGGCAGGCATTCCTTCGGTCTTCCCATCGAAGACGTGATCGAGATCAACCGATCCCTCGACATCACGCCTGTTCCCATGGCCCCTCCGTACGTGGCCGGGCTCATCAATCTGCGGGGTCACATCCTGACCTCCATTGATCTCGCCCAAAGGCTCGGCATCCCTGACACCCGGGAACAGAAAGACAGAACCCTCCACAACGTGGTGGTCGGAAGCCGGGAAGAGCCGGTGAGCCTCATCGTCGAGACCATCGGGGACGTCTGCACGATCCCACGGGAACAGATCGCCCCTGCGCCCGAACGCATCGAGGGGATCGAGCGCCGCTTCGTGAAAAACGTCTGCAAACTCCCGGACCGGCTTCTGGTTATTCTGGACACGAAAGACTTCGAGGAGCCGGACGTAGAAGACAAACGGAGGGGTCTAAGTGCCCCATGA